One region of Cydia pomonella isolate Wapato2018A chromosome 9, ilCydPomo1, whole genome shotgun sequence genomic DNA includes:
- the LOC133521380 gene encoding uncharacterized protein LOC133521380, whose protein sequence is MVPEMQLVITENKQVIKTIGKETNLQASHLVKSLQEFQHLVNATLTNIIEDRGGINQEDNEELNEESEEDEDVPVTPKKSRK, encoded by the exons ATGGTGCCTGAAATGCAATTGGTAATTACTGAGAATAAGcaagtaataaaaacaattgGGAAAGAAACCAATCTACAAGCTTCACATCTAGTGAAGTCTCTTCAAGAATTTCAACATTTGGTAAATGCGACCCTAACTAACATTATAGAAGACCGTGGTGGGATCAACCAGGAAGATAATGAAG AATTGAATGAAGAGAGTGAAGAAGATGAAGATGTTCCTGTTACCCCAAAGAAAAGTCGGAAATAG
- the LOC133521374 gene encoding sodium- and chloride-dependent GABA transporter ine-like produces MSKAESSAEAAVPSVAINVDQYDDPDEESSKLLHVNAPTPIVTPSGQMRKVKSFSDTHRLRDVSTASGAASARCLRPYEQVTPYPEGSECGTNQYGAPSVRSLASIGMGCTDGRKLVIRRVPTSPTELFHLVRPPTPPDEDTGSHESDCDEEEEDAETDHLKPRRPFWPNKIQFVLACVGYSVGLGNVWRFPYLCYKSGGGAFLIPYFIILLVCGVPMLFMELAIGQYTAHGPIGALSQICPLFTGAGIASVVISFLMSTYYAVIIAWAIYYFFTSFKAVVPWANCNNRWNTAQCWQPVHNLTKPNGSQTATEQFFEKKVLSMSDGIEYPGGMRWELAACLFCAWLLVYFALWKSIKSSAKVRYITTTLPFLLIIVFLGRSLTLDGADKGLRFFFKPEWELLKTSRPWVNAASQIFNSIGIAFGSMIMFASYNKFDNNFLHDTLAVSLVNAVTSLIVGIFTFATIGNIAFEQNTSVKDVIADSPGLLFVVYPQAIAKMPASQLWAVLFFFMFLCLGLNSQFAIVEVVVTSIQDGFPDMIRKKLVYHELLVLCVCVVSFLFGLPHIIHSGIYVFQLMDYYAASLSITYLAFFEVVAIAWFYGAGKLSQNIKQMTGRYPSLYFRICWLIAAPALLLALWVASLVDYTPPSYRQYQYPGWAQGLGWVIASLSLLCIPVYACIVVARAPGKTIIEKLRYSIRPNSVCECGVNECDVCGSDSEPPDDKQPTITYYQQPSFPSPN; encoded by the exons ATGAGTAAGGCCGAATCTTCAGCGGAAGCCGCCGTGCCCAGCGTGGCAATAAACGTGGACCAATATGACGACCCGGACGAGGAAAGTTCAAAGCTTCTCCATGTTAACGCACCCACACCGATCGTGACGCCCTCTGGACAAATGCGCAAGGTGAAGAGCTTCAGCGATACACACAGACTCCGAGATGTGTCTACCGCTTCAGGTGCAGCATCAGCCCGATGCCTGCGCCCCTATGAGCAGGTGACCCCATACCCCGAAGGCTCCGAGTGTGGAACAAACCAATATGGAGCACCTTCAGTCAGGTCTCTCGCATCAATCGGGATGGGATGCACGGATGGGCGTAAATTGGTTATTAGAAGAGTGCCGACTTCGCCTACGGAACTGTTTCATTTAGTGCGACCTCCTAC gCCGCCGGATGAAGACACGGGCTCTCACGAAAGCGATTGCGATGAGGAAGAGGAGGACGCAGAAACGGACCACCTCAAACCACGACGGCCATTCTGGCCAAACAAGATACAGTTCGTGCTAGCTTGTGTGGGCTACTCCGTCGGCTTGGGCAATGTGTGGCGCTTTCCATACCTCTGCTACAAAAGCGGGGGAG gtgcATTCCTTATCCCTTACTTCATAATACTCCTTGTTTGTGGCGTGCCTATGCTTTTTATGGAGCTAGCGATTGGACAGTACACTGCGCACGGACCAATTGGAGCACTTTCGCAAATATGTCCTCTGTTTACAG GTGCTGGTATCGCAAGCGTAGTGATCTCGTTCTTAATGTCTACGTATTACGCAGTAATAATAGCCTGGGCAATTTACTACTTCTTCACATCGTTTAAGGCCGTAGTCCCGTGGGCAAACTGCAACAACCGATGGAATACGGCTCAATGCTGGCAACCTGTTCATAATCTTACCAAGCCAAACGGATCTCAAACGGCTACTGAACAATTCTTCGA GAAAAAGGTATTAAGCATGAGTGATGGTATCGAATATCCCGGTGGCATGCGGTGGGAGTTGGCAGCTTGCTTATTCTGTGCTTGGTTGTTAGTGTACTTCGCCCTGTGGAAAAGTATCAAATCTTCGGCAAAAGTGCGGTACATCACAACAACACTTCCATTTCTGCTGATTATAGTCTTTCTTGGCCGATCGCTCACCCTCGATGGCGCCGATAAAGGATTAAGATTTTTCTTCAAGCCGGAATGGGAATTGTTAAAGACATCAAGGCCGTGGGTTAACGCGGCGTCGCAGATCTTCAACTCGATTGGAATAGCTTTTGGATCGATGATAATGTTCGCCTCATATAACAAATTTGACAACAATTTCTTGCACGACACCTTGGCTGTATCTCTCGTCAATGCCGTCACTAGTCTGATCGTGGGGATATTTACCTTTGCTACGATCGGAAACATAGCTTTCGAACAGAACACTTCTGTAAAGGATGTCATTGCTGACA gtCCCGGGTTACTGTTTGTTGTGTATCCACAAGCAATAGCAAAGATGCCTGCATCGCAACTTTGGGCAGTCTTATTCTTCTTCATGTTCCTCTGCCTGGGATTAAACAGCCAG TTTGCCATAGTTGAAGTCGTAGTAACATCAATTCAAGATGGCTTTCCAGACATGATACGGAAGAAGCTTGTCTACCACGAACTGTTGGTACTATGTGTTTGTGTGGtatcatttttatttgggtTACCTCACATCATACACAGTGGCATCTACGTTTTCCAACTAATGGATTATTACGCTGCCTCGCTTAGTATCACATATCTTGCCTTCTTTGAAGTGGTTGCTATAGCATGGTTTTATGGCGCCGGTAAACTGTCCCAGAACATCAAGCAAATGACAG GTCGCTACCCATCGCTATACTTTCGAATATGTTGGTTAATTGCGGCGCCAGCACTGCTGCTGGCGCTATGGGTCGCCAGCTTGGTGGACTACACGCCGCCCAGCTACCGCCAGTACCAGTACCCCGGGTGGGCGCAGGGTCTCGGCTGGGTCATCGCGTCTCTTTCGCTATTGTGCATACCAGTTTATGCATGCATTGTCGTGGCAAGGGCGCCGGGGAAAACAATAATAGAG AAATTGCGGTATTCCATCCGTCCTAATTCagtgtgcgagtgtggagtgaACGAGTGTGACGTGTGCGGCTCCGACTCCGAGCCGCCCGACGACAAACAGCCCACCATTACCTATTATCAACAACCGTCGTTTCCTAGTCCTAActaa